Genomic DNA from Aminobacterium mobile DSM 12262:
TAATGAGTCTTTTCAAGAGCTTCTCGTAGAAAGGCTGGTGGAGAAGCGATGAACTCTTTCAGTATGTACGATGTTTTAAGCCACTCGGTGTGGGTTATGTTACTTACATCTCTTCCTATTTTATTGGTAGCTATGATTGTAGGGTTAGTAATTGGCATACTTCAAACAGCTACTTCTATTCAGGAACAAACTCTTATTTTCATCCCTAAAATAGTGGCGGTGCTAGCTGCCCTTGTGCTTTTTGGCCCCTGGATTTTTGGACAGGTTGGGGATTTGACACGTTTTCTTTTAGGACAGCTTGAAAAATTCATACAATGACAGAGCCTTTCCAGATTTCTCAAGGTTTAATTGTTTATCTTATAGTTGGCTTGCGCTTTATTGGAATGTTTTTTACTTCCCCTGTTTTTGTAGCGCCATCTCTACCCCTTCCGGCTCGCTTCTGGGCAGCTGTTCTCATATCTATTGCGGCAGTTGGGAGTGCCGATCTTTCGATTCCCACTGCAATTTTCTCAAACTGGATCTCTATTATTCTTTGTGGAACGCGAGAATTTTTTATTGGAACTGCTTTGGGCTTTTTGTCGGCCCTTCCCCTCTATGCTCTTCAGGTAGCTGGAGAACTGATAGGAAATGTTATGGGCCTAGCCATGGTGAGTCTTCTAGACCCTTTAAGTGAGGAGCAAAGTTCTATTATTGGGCAGTTATACTTTTTGATAGGATTATGGTTCTTTTTCCACTGGAACGGCCATCTGCTTCTGGTACAATCCGTAGTAGAGAGTTTAAAATTAATTCCGATAGGGAAGATTTCCCTTTTCATTCCTGCGGATATGGGGGTAGGGCTGTGGCTTCAGAAGTTGTTTGTTCTAGCAGTGAGAATGGTGCTGCCGTTCTATGGAGCTCTTCTTCTAGCCGATATAGGGCTTGGTTTTTTAGCTCGGACAGTTCCGCAGATGAATATTTTTGTATTGGGGCTCCCTCTCAAAATAGCACTAGGGCTTTTTCTTTTGATGGTGGTTTTACCTTTAACTGTAGACCTTATTTCTGCCAATATGAGGGAGTATATAGAGATGGCATTGAAAAATGCCATGATATGGAAACATGCTCTTCTATAACGTGGAATCTTCAGTTCTTTGCGGAGGAACGAACAGAGCCGGCTTCACCTCGAAAGCGTCGTCGTGAGCGTGAAGAGGGCCGAGTAGCGAAAAGTCAGGATCTAGGAGCCTCTATCGTAATTATAGTGGGCCTTTTGGGGCTTTCGCTTTTAGGTGGTTTTTTTTGGCAGGAACTAGTTACTTACCTCCAAAATACGATTGCACTAATGGGGCAGACAGAACTGGGTAAGGCAGGATGGCAACATTCTTTGTGGATTAATGGATTACGAATGTTGGTATTTGTTTGGCTTCCTCTTGGGGGAGCGGCAGCTTTGGCTGCTTTGGGGGTAACAGTGGCACAGGTTGGTTTTGTAATAACCAGTAAGCCTCTCGTACCGAAACTAGACCGTTTTAATCTTGTATCCGGTCTCAAGAAGATCATTTCTCTGCGCTCTCTTGTTGAGCTTTTTAAAGGGCTTATCAAGGCAGCGTTGTTTTGTATTGTGATTTATTCTGCCCTTCGAAAAGAAGTGAAGGAACTTGTAGGGGCGTTGCAATTGCCTCTTGAAGGTGGATTAGCCTTGGTCTTCCATAAGATATGGAAACTTTCTATGAAATTGGCGTTTCTTTTACTTTCTATTGCTCTTTTCGATTATTTGTACCAAAAGTGGGAGTTCGAACGATCCATTCGAATGAGTCGGCAAGAAATTAAAGAAGAGTATAAACAGATGGAAGGGGACCCCATGTTACGAAGCAAAATACGCCAAAAACAACGGGAACTGGCTAGAAGTCGTATGATGGCTTCTGTGCCAGATGCTGATGTAGTTATAACAAACCCCACTACTCTTGCTATTGCCCTAGAGTATGACAAAAGCCTTATGGAGGCACCTGTTGTCGTGGC
This window encodes:
- the fliQ gene encoding flagellar biosynthesis protein FliQ; amino-acid sequence: MNSFSMYDVLSHSVWVMLLTSLPILLVAMIVGLVIGILQTATSIQEQTLIFIPKIVAVLAALVLFGPWIFGQVGDLTRFLLGQLEKFIQ
- a CDS encoding flagellar biosynthetic protein FliR; the encoded protein is MTEPFQISQGLIVYLIVGLRFIGMFFTSPVFVAPSLPLPARFWAAVLISIAAVGSADLSIPTAIFSNWISIILCGTREFFIGTALGFLSALPLYALQVAGELIGNVMGLAMVSLLDPLSEEQSSIIGQLYFLIGLWFFFHWNGHLLLVQSVVESLKLIPIGKISLFIPADMGVGLWLQKLFVLAVRMVLPFYGALLLADIGLGFLARTVPQMNIFVLGLPLKIALGLFLLMVVLPLTVDLISANMREYIEMALKNAMIWKHALL
- the flhB gene encoding flagellar biosynthesis protein FlhB → METCSSITWNLQFFAEERTEPASPRKRRREREEGRVAKSQDLGASIVIIVGLLGLSLLGGFFWQELVTYLQNTIALMGQTELGKAGWQHSLWINGLRMLVFVWLPLGGAAALAALGVTVAQVGFVITSKPLVPKLDRFNLVSGLKKIISLRSLVELFKGLIKAALFCIVIYSALRKEVKELVGALQLPLEGGLALVFHKIWKLSMKLAFLLLSIALFDYLYQKWEFERSIRMSRQEIKEEYKQMEGDPMLRSKIRQKQRELARSRMMASVPDADVVITNPTTLAIALEYDKSLMEAPVVVAMGKGFVAQRIREIAEDHKVPIVENKPLAWALYDSADIGDEIPHALYKAVAEVLAFVYKLKKKDAYGH